Proteins encoded in a region of the Rhodococcus sp. SBT000017 genome:
- a CDS encoding glycoside hydrolase family 16 protein has protein sequence MSRHSASSRESGAGTVEVSRLPGTGLIVEPPRRRWPSVLTFLVVLGLVVAGTVYGLSHRSDGADIDPDSTAQGTVDARSTTSASNTAAAKPGFTVYDDFSGTAGDAVANDRWSHDVGRTGWGNNEKQDYTDSTENSSLDGEGNMVIKAMRNGDGYTSARVTTKDKFEFTYGRIEARIKMPAGAGLHPAFWMLGTDLDSVGWPLSGEIDIMETLNQADQYHTGIHAPQPDSLTSQKVDAGGIPPEPLSENFHTYWVERSPGRVTTGIDGTTLATVTPDDLIGGDDYWVFDKPFFLLFNVAVAGDWPGPTDNSTPFPATMTVDWVRYRAD, from the coding sequence GTGAGTCGTCACTCCGCGTCCAGCCGAGAGTCCGGAGCTGGAACCGTCGAGGTTTCGCGGCTTCCCGGAACCGGACTCATCGTCGAGCCTCCCCGACGGCGCTGGCCTTCCGTTCTGACGTTCCTCGTCGTGCTTGGTCTGGTCGTCGCCGGCACCGTGTACGGGCTTTCTCACCGCTCGGACGGAGCCGACATCGATCCCGACTCCACCGCGCAGGGCACCGTCGACGCGAGGTCGACGACGTCGGCGTCCAACACGGCAGCCGCCAAGCCCGGATTCACCGTCTACGACGACTTCTCGGGCACGGCGGGCGACGCGGTGGCGAACGACCGGTGGAGTCACGATGTCGGCCGGACCGGCTGGGGCAACAACGAGAAGCAGGACTACACCGATTCGACCGAGAACTCGTCTCTCGACGGCGAGGGCAACATGGTCATCAAGGCCATGCGCAACGGTGACGGATACACCTCGGCCCGAGTGACCACCAAGGACAAGTTCGAGTTCACCTACGGCCGCATCGAAGCTCGGATCAAGATGCCGGCCGGAGCCGGACTGCATCCGGCGTTCTGGATGCTCGGTACCGACCTGGACTCCGTCGGCTGGCCGCTGTCCGGCGAGATCGACATCATGGAGACGCTGAACCAGGCCGATCAGTACCACACCGGAATTCATGCCCCCCAGCCCGATTCGTTGACGAGCCAGAAGGTGGACGCGGGCGGGATTCCCCCGGAGCCGCTGTCCGAGAACTTCCACACCTACTGGGTCGAACGCTCACCGGGGCGCGTGACCACCGGCATCGACGGCACCACCTTGGCCACCGTCACTCCGGACGACCTGATCGGCGGCGACGACTACTGGGTCTTCGACAAGCCGTTCTTCCTGCTGTTCAACGTCGCCGTTGCCGGCGACTGGCCCGGTCCCACCGACAACTCCACGCCGTTCCCGGCGACCATGACGGTCGACTGGGTGCGGTATCGCGCCGACTGA
- a CDS encoding lipopolysaccharide biosynthesis protein: MKHRAPRILPPKHEQLEQLRWYPVEPARFDLGLMNSPTMPVPTVPRHDPVHSVDVSPVADVVERPAPETGPGSKASDRNLALNSMALMLSTAITGALGLLFWAAAGRLYPVAEVGSASAVITSAVMLSTLSNLSLGSMYERFLPISGRLAKSFIVRGYLTVTAFAFVLGGGFLLVAPVDEMFTNTAEIVSFPFFVAVLAVFALQDQTSSGLGVARWAAAKNVFHAVLKFVLLLALFSTERSTSIISAWAVPAIVASIFVLRAIMKNVRTEQRYAGKPDLPPRREMWAYFGSAYGITALGSLAPLLVPMIVVATLGAEQNAYFSLTWSIVSALYILISVLIGPYVAEVAAHPEQFHRLTKRFMSLVCIVAVGGSIFLAFVAPFGLGLIGQGYRDQGTIIVQLAALTIPLSVVGSLYDGLARVRRRMRLAVIVQVVATSIIIGGSVALSSSMGIAAVGWAYLAAEAFGAVVLIVPLVRWIRELSAGSNGESGDDQGPSGSPGPRGPIDDSDARPPRSRHREPRRGEPRHAEPRHREEPRRDPQDGPPQLDEPSPRRIPVHAQHRTAP, translated from the coding sequence GTGAAGCACCGCGCTCCCCGGATCCTGCCGCCCAAGCACGAACAGCTCGAACAGCTTCGGTGGTATCCGGTCGAACCGGCTCGGTTCGACCTGGGTCTGATGAACAGCCCGACGATGCCGGTGCCGACCGTGCCGCGGCACGATCCCGTGCACTCGGTGGACGTTTCTCCGGTCGCCGACGTCGTCGAACGACCGGCACCCGAGACCGGACCGGGTTCGAAGGCCTCCGATCGCAACCTCGCGCTCAACTCGATGGCCCTGATGCTCTCGACGGCCATCACCGGCGCACTCGGCCTGCTGTTCTGGGCTGCGGCCGGTCGGCTCTATCCCGTGGCCGAGGTGGGCAGCGCGTCGGCGGTCATCACCTCCGCGGTGATGCTCTCGACGCTGTCCAATCTGAGCCTCGGTTCGATGTACGAGCGATTCCTCCCGATCTCGGGCCGGTTGGCCAAGTCGTTCATCGTGCGCGGCTACCTCACCGTCACTGCATTCGCGTTCGTGCTCGGCGGCGGCTTCCTGCTTGTTGCGCCGGTGGACGAGATGTTCACCAACACCGCTGAAATCGTGTCGTTCCCGTTCTTCGTCGCGGTGCTCGCGGTGTTCGCGCTGCAGGATCAGACCTCGTCCGGCCTGGGCGTCGCACGCTGGGCGGCCGCCAAGAACGTCTTCCACGCCGTCCTCAAGTTCGTGTTGCTATTGGCGCTGTTCTCGACCGAGCGCAGTACCTCGATCATCTCGGCCTGGGCAGTCCCCGCAATCGTGGCGTCGATCTTCGTCCTGCGCGCGATCATGAAGAACGTCCGCACCGAACAGCGGTACGCCGGCAAGCCGGACCTGCCGCCCAGGCGCGAGATGTGGGCCTACTTCGGCTCGGCATACGGCATCACCGCGCTGGGATCCCTCGCTCCGCTGCTCGTGCCGATGATCGTCGTCGCCACCCTCGGTGCCGAGCAGAACGCCTACTTCTCCCTCACCTGGTCGATCGTCAGCGCGCTCTACATCCTGATCAGTGTGTTGATCGGACCGTACGTGGCCGAGGTCGCTGCCCACCCCGAACAGTTCCACCGCCTGACGAAGCGGTTCATGAGCCTGGTGTGCATCGTCGCGGTGGGTGGGTCGATCTTCCTGGCGTTCGTTGCGCCGTTCGGTCTCGGATTGATCGGCCAGGGCTACCGCGATCAGGGCACCATCATCGTGCAGTTGGCCGCGCTGACCATCCCGCTGTCCGTCGTCGGTTCCCTGTACGACGGTTTGGCTCGGGTCCGTCGACGCATGCGACTCGCCGTGATCGTGCAGGTGGTGGCCACCTCGATCATCATCGGCGGCTCGGTGGCGCTGTCGTCGTCGATGGGCATCGCGGCCGTCGGCTGGGCGTACCTCGCGGCCGAGGCGTTCGGTGCCGTCGTCCTGATCGTGCCGCTCGTGCGGTGGATTCGTGAGCTGTCCGCAGGCAGCAACGGTGAGTCCGGTGACGACCAGGGCCCGTCGGGCTCCCCGGGCCCCCGCGGGCCGATCGACGACAGCGACGCCCGTCCACCGCGATCGCGTCATCGAGAGCCTCGCCGCGGCGAACCCCGACACGCCGAACCCCGACACCGTGAAGAGCCTCGCCGCGACCCACAGGACGGTCCACCGCAGCTCGACGAACCGTCACCGCGTCGTATTCCGGTCCACGCCCAACACAGGACGGCACCATGA
- a CDS encoding alpha/beta fold hydrolase, protein MNSSRTAPRRIGSVPAESSSRTAGGKYPTWFGPSDAPLFGTVHVPSGGRARGGVVLCPPLGKEQVDSYRGMTLLAQKLSAQGLLVLRFDYRGTGDSWGDQDRPGAVEHWRRSIVEAVDYVRGCGVSEVGLVGLRVGALLACSAAAECGPLTAMTLWDPVVKGRSYLHEQRALYSVSVTTDSDTDPRVSIIGAVLHPDSAADFSALDAAKTKTDAPVLVATRAERGDTKPVRKLVETLSAQEHTLTAHDDFLEPSDFEVIIPTTDIAYLATWTASKFPVEPSGEIELQPRSAFVVDGIHENIEYLGAQQLFAIRSSSDRCRAGGPTVVLYPTANEHRVGPVRMWVELARLLPRFGVSTVRFDRRGTGESGSVGDGELTRLYSDEGNEDALTAVRQSGTTPDNVLVAGMCSGSWYSSFAARELGVRAAVLLNTLDWTTRRLEFVKRSSMHIEETGLKARALDRLHHWGVRIKNALQPRIPYALWIWLGRRGLIQVPEISLRILSDRRVQTRVLLSPSDTAWFETNRGPEGMRRLQRRSSVPTVTSFASGDHSLYGRDLRENVRAELVTAASAAFDIEIAAPSPPVPVGKVRL, encoded by the coding sequence GTGAACAGTTCCCGCACCGCTCCCCGGCGCATCGGCTCAGTTCCCGCCGAGTCCTCTTCGCGTACGGCGGGCGGCAAGTACCCGACGTGGTTCGGCCCGTCCGACGCGCCGCTGTTCGGCACCGTCCATGTGCCGTCCGGCGGTCGGGCGCGCGGCGGTGTCGTCCTGTGCCCGCCGCTCGGCAAGGAGCAGGTCGATTCGTATCGCGGCATGACCCTGCTCGCGCAGAAGCTCAGTGCGCAGGGACTTCTGGTGCTGCGGTTCGACTACCGCGGCACCGGCGATTCGTGGGGTGATCAGGATCGGCCCGGCGCGGTCGAACACTGGCGGCGGAGCATCGTCGAGGCCGTCGACTACGTTCGCGGTTGCGGGGTGAGCGAGGTCGGCCTCGTCGGTCTGCGCGTCGGTGCCTTGCTGGCGTGTTCGGCCGCCGCCGAGTGCGGGCCGCTCACCGCGATGACGCTGTGGGATCCGGTCGTCAAAGGACGGTCGTATCTGCACGAGCAGCGCGCGCTGTATTCGGTGAGCGTCACCACCGACTCCGACACCGATCCCCGGGTGTCGATCATCGGCGCTGTGCTGCATCCCGATTCGGCTGCGGACTTCTCCGCGCTCGACGCCGCGAAGACGAAGACCGACGCGCCGGTGCTGGTCGCCACGCGCGCCGAACGAGGCGATACGAAGCCGGTTCGCAAGCTCGTCGAGACTCTCTCGGCTCAGGAGCACACGTTGACCGCGCACGACGACTTTCTCGAACCGAGCGATTTCGAGGTCATCATCCCGACGACCGACATCGCGTACCTCGCGACGTGGACGGCATCGAAGTTCCCCGTCGAGCCCTCGGGCGAAATCGAGCTGCAGCCTCGCTCGGCGTTCGTGGTCGACGGAATCCACGAGAACATCGAATACCTCGGCGCGCAGCAGCTTTTCGCGATTCGCTCATCCTCGGATCGATGCCGGGCAGGCGGTCCGACCGTGGTGCTGTACCCCACCGCCAACGAGCATCGCGTCGGCCCGGTGCGCATGTGGGTGGAACTGGCCCGGCTCCTGCCCCGGTTCGGGGTCTCCACGGTGCGCTTCGATCGGCGCGGCACCGGCGAGAGCGGCAGCGTCGGCGATGGGGAGTTGACCCGGCTCTACAGCGACGAGGGCAACGAGGACGCACTCACCGCCGTCCGGCAGTCGGGGACCACCCCGGACAACGTCCTGGTGGCCGGAATGTGCTCCGGCTCGTGGTATTCCAGCTTCGCCGCCCGGGAACTGGGGGTTCGCGCTGCAGTACTGCTCAACACCCTGGACTGGACCACTCGTCGTCTCGAATTCGTCAAGCGTTCCTCGATGCACATCGAGGAAACCGGGCTGAAGGCTCGCGCACTCGACCGTCTGCACCACTGGGGTGTGCGGATCAAGAACGCACTGCAGCCACGGATTCCGTACGCGCTGTGGATCTGGCTCGGGCGACGCGGCTTGATCCAGGTTCCCGAGATCTCGCTGCGCATTCTCAGCGACCGTCGGGTGCAGACGCGAGTTCTGCTCTCCCCCAGCGATACCGCCTGGTTCGAGACCAATCGGGGCCCGGAGGGAATGCGCCGGCTCCAGCGCCGGTCGTCCGTACCGACCGTCACCTCCTTCGCGTCCGGTGATCACTCGCTCTACGGTCGCGATCTCCGAGAGAACGTGCGAGCAGAACTGGTGACGGCCGCCTCCGCTGCCTTCGATATCGAGATCGCCGCACCGTCGCCTCCCGTGCCGGTGGGGAAGGTTCGATTGTGA
- a CDS encoding glycosyltransferase family 2 protein, with translation MLPPALPRLQSPDWDGAVWIGDIDLELDLPESLDLDDSDGYRRARLLIRRGLDPLGFVELDVVDGAVASADVRAAAMSLAQVPMPDALPDTDRALPPITVVICTRDRVDHLKGALASVSALDYPDFEVVVVDNASPTDATQRYVRGLGDPRVRVVSEPTAGLSRARNTGLRAARHDIVAFTDDDVAVDARWLRSIARGFGRADRVTCVSGIVPSGEIRTQAQAYFDRRVGWASSVTPRVYDLKNPPADVPLFPFQVGMYGTGANFAVDRGRMFDLGGFDEALGVGSPTNGGEDLDMFFRVLMAGDKLVYEPAAIVWHRHRADSEALAVQARGYGLGLGAWLYTVATDRRSATLAATVAVRRLGSAIRLSAKMSKVASPPDDLAADLPDGIGRMELLSIAKGPAAIRRSRREGRERTPLAGVSREPVLD, from the coding sequence GTGTTACCTCCCGCACTCCCCAGACTCCAGTCTCCCGATTGGGACGGTGCCGTGTGGATCGGTGACATCGACCTGGAGCTGGATCTGCCGGAGTCTCTCGACCTCGACGATTCCGACGGTTACCGCCGTGCCCGGCTGTTGATCCGACGCGGACTCGACCCGCTCGGCTTCGTCGAGCTCGATGTCGTCGACGGAGCGGTGGCGTCAGCCGATGTACGCGCGGCGGCCATGTCGCTCGCGCAGGTTCCGATGCCCGACGCGCTGCCCGACACCGATCGGGCACTGCCGCCGATCACCGTGGTGATCTGCACTCGCGACCGAGTCGACCATCTGAAGGGAGCGCTTGCGTCAGTGTCCGCTCTGGACTACCCCGACTTCGAGGTGGTCGTCGTCGACAACGCGTCCCCGACCGATGCCACGCAACGGTACGTTCGCGGGCTGGGCGACCCCCGCGTGCGCGTCGTGTCCGAGCCGACGGCGGGTCTGTCGAGGGCCAGGAACACCGGGTTACGGGCAGCGCGGCACGACATCGTCGCCTTCACCGACGACGACGTCGCCGTCGACGCCAGGTGGTTGCGGAGCATCGCGCGCGGCTTCGGGCGGGCCGATCGGGTGACGTGTGTGTCCGGCATCGTGCCGAGTGGGGAGATCAGGACTCAGGCGCAGGCGTACTTCGATCGCCGCGTCGGGTGGGCGAGTTCGGTGACGCCTCGGGTCTACGACCTGAAGAATCCACCGGCCGACGTTCCGCTGTTTCCGTTCCAGGTCGGGATGTACGGAACCGGAGCCAATTTCGCGGTCGACCGCGGACGGATGTTCGATCTGGGCGGCTTCGACGAGGCACTGGGGGTGGGATCCCCGACCAACGGCGGTGAGGACCTCGACATGTTCTTCCGGGTTCTGATGGCCGGCGACAAGCTGGTGTACGAGCCTGCGGCCATCGTGTGGCACCGCCACCGCGCCGACTCCGAGGCGTTGGCGGTGCAGGCGCGCGGGTACGGGCTCGGACTCGGCGCGTGGCTGTACACCGTCGCCACCGACCGCAGGTCGGCGACGCTGGCCGCCACGGTGGCCGTCCGCCGACTCGGCAGTGCGATTCGGTTGTCCGCCAAGATGAGCAAGGTCGCCTCCCCTCCCGACGATCTCGCCGCCGACCTGCCCGACGGCATCGGCCGGATGGAATTGCTGTCCATCGCCAAGGGCCCTGCGGCCATCCGGCGCAGCAGGCGCGAAGGTCGCGAGCGCACTCCTCTGGCGGGGGTGAGCCGTGAACCTGTCCTCGACTGA
- a CDS encoding glycosyltransferase family 2 protein, translating into MDMLNRQNPRVSVVIPTLNEAANLRHVLPLLSHDYELVLVDGGSVDGTIDAAREIRGDIRIIKQTRKGKGNALACGFEAATGDIIVMFDADGSADAAEIPRFVDALIAGADFAKGSRFCEGGGSHDITPLRRAGNGGLHLVANTLFGTRFSDLCYGYNAFWRDLVPVLDLPVVDQPGAEGMMLWGDGFEIETIINCRFAEASVRIEEVPSVELARIYGQSNLRTFSDGFRVLRTLMTERLRARKIARKSIARPLRESIDARTDMDLEFEALESYNEVLELREKTA; encoded by the coding sequence ATGGATATGTTGAATCGTCAGAATCCCCGCGTCAGTGTCGTCATCCCGACGCTCAACGAGGCCGCGAACCTTCGCCACGTCCTCCCCCTGCTCTCTCACGACTACGAGCTCGTGCTGGTCGACGGTGGATCCGTCGACGGCACCATCGACGCGGCACGCGAGATCCGCGGTGACATTCGCATCATCAAGCAGACCCGCAAGGGCAAGGGCAACGCGCTCGCCTGCGGCTTCGAGGCCGCTACCGGTGACATCATCGTCATGTTCGACGCCGACGGTTCCGCCGATGCTGCCGAGATCCCGCGCTTCGTCGACGCCTTGATCGCCGGTGCCGACTTCGCCAAGGGCAGCCGGTTCTGCGAGGGTGGCGGAAGCCACGACATCACGCCGCTGCGCCGCGCCGGCAACGGTGGCCTGCACCTCGTGGCCAACACGCTCTTCGGAACTCGCTTCTCGGATCTCTGCTACGGCTACAACGCCTTCTGGCGCGATCTGGTGCCGGTCCTGGACCTGCCCGTAGTCGATCAGCCGGGTGCCGAGGGCATGATGCTCTGGGGCGACGGTTTCGAGATCGAGACCATCATCAACTGCCGCTTCGCCGAGGCGTCCGTGCGCATCGAGGAAGTGCCGAGCGTCGAGCTGGCCCGCATCTACGGCCAGAGCAATCTGCGCACCTTCTCCGACGGCTTCCGGGTGCTACGCACCCTGATGACCGAGCGCTTGCGGGCACGCAAGATCGCCCGCAAGTCCATCGCCCGTCCGTTGCGAGAGTCGATCGACGCCCGTACCGACATGGACCTCGAGTTCGAGGCTCTGGAGTCGTACAACGAGGTTCTCGAACTCCGCGAGAAGACGGCGTGA
- a CDS encoding glycosyltransferase family 2 protein — protein sequence MSLPTSSVVICAYTLARWSELRAAVSAVLDQDVPADELIIVIDHNAQLAERARDEFSPLHRTVNVVENNHPRGLSGARNTSLDLATGEIVVFLDDDASPRTTEWLGAILSHYSDDAVYAVGGSAYPVWPDKRPAFLPAEVVGEPGELDWVVGCTYRGQPTETAQVRNLMGANMSFRREPVVALGGFVSGIGRIGRVPLGCEETELCIRLRQTHPDAQIVFDPSIVVDHTVSADRTRPRYLITRSYAEGVSKAAIARLIGAEDALSSERAYTAKILPRAVGRETSAAVRGNPARAWGAMAVVASVGAAGIGYARGKLSTSR from the coding sequence GTGAGTCTGCCGACTTCCTCGGTTGTCATCTGCGCGTACACGTTGGCTCGATGGTCCGAACTCCGGGCCGCCGTATCGGCCGTCCTCGATCAGGATGTGCCTGCCGACGAACTGATCATCGTCATCGATCACAATGCGCAACTGGCCGAACGTGCACGCGACGAGTTCTCGCCGCTGCACCGGACCGTGAACGTGGTGGAGAACAACCACCCTCGCGGCCTCTCGGGAGCGCGCAACACCTCGCTCGATCTTGCAACCGGTGAGATCGTCGTCTTCTTGGACGACGACGCGTCACCGCGCACCACAGAGTGGCTCGGAGCCATTCTGTCCCATTACTCGGACGATGCCGTGTACGCCGTTGGGGGCTCTGCATACCCGGTATGGCCGGACAAGCGTCCGGCCTTCTTACCGGCCGAGGTAGTGGGTGAACCCGGCGAACTCGATTGGGTCGTCGGGTGCACCTACCGCGGGCAGCCAACGGAAACCGCCCAGGTCCGCAATCTCATGGGCGCGAACATGTCGTTCCGCCGTGAGCCCGTCGTCGCACTCGGCGGATTCGTCTCCGGCATCGGCCGGATCGGACGCGTCCCGCTCGGCTGCGAGGAGACGGAGCTGTGCATCCGACTGCGCCAGACGCATCCGGACGCGCAGATCGTGTTCGATCCATCGATCGTCGTCGATCACACGGTCAGTGCCGACCGCACTCGTCCGCGCTACCTCATCACGCGCAGCTACGCCGAGGGCGTGTCCAAGGCCGCCATCGCCCGGTTGATCGGGGCCGAGGACGCACTGTCCTCGGAGCGGGCCTACACCGCCAAGATCCTGCCTCGCGCAGTCGGCCGGGAGACCAGCGCCGCTGTGCGCGGCAACCCGGCACGCGCGTGGGGTGCGATGGCCGTGGTCGCCAGTGTCGGGGCGGCCGGAATCGGCTATGCCCGAGGCAAACTCAGCACGAGCCGCTAG
- a CDS encoding DUF998 domain-containing protein: MTTEAKRPTSSSIAPTTSAPVRSGFVAHVARWAGLSVVQFVLVEYIVSATWRGLYSYRNNYISELGVPFCGPTGNWPCSQLYVLLNASMVLFGVAIAAVGGSWYIVRRIDGRAASFFLVAGAGAITAGVINQGVNYPIHSFGATAFFVFGNFGLVIAGGHRSLRRPIRIVVTTLGAVGLAGYFAYMSGHEFGLGIGTMERIATYALLVGIVVLSVSQFNATRVPKNVDETA; the protein is encoded by the coding sequence ATGACCACCGAAGCGAAGCGTCCCACTTCGAGTTCCATCGCGCCCACGACGTCTGCACCGGTGCGATCGGGTTTCGTCGCCCATGTCGCTCGTTGGGCCGGGTTGTCGGTGGTGCAGTTCGTCCTCGTCGAGTACATCGTCTCGGCCACGTGGCGCGGGCTCTACAGCTACCGGAACAACTACATCAGCGAGCTCGGCGTTCCCTTCTGCGGGCCAACCGGCAACTGGCCGTGCAGCCAGCTCTACGTCCTGCTCAACGCCTCGATGGTGCTGTTCGGTGTGGCGATCGCGGCGGTGGGCGGATCCTGGTACATCGTCCGCCGGATCGACGGTAGGGCTGCGTCGTTCTTCCTCGTCGCAGGCGCGGGTGCCATCACCGCCGGCGTGATCAACCAGGGCGTCAACTACCCGATCCATTCGTTCGGTGCCACCGCGTTCTTCGTCTTCGGCAACTTCGGCCTCGTCATCGCCGGCGGGCACCGGAGTCTGCGACGCCCCATCCGCATCGTGGTGACCACACTCGGTGCCGTCGGCCTGGCCGGATACTTCGCCTACATGAGCGGTCACGAGTTCGGTCTCGGCATCGGCACCATGGAACGCATCGCCACCTATGCACTGCTCGTGGGCATAGTCGTACTGTCGGTCTCGCAGTTCAACGCGACGCGAGTGCCGAAGAACGTCGACGAGACCGCGTGA